Proteins encoded by one window of Lathyrus oleraceus cultivar Zhongwan6 chromosome 1, CAAS_Psat_ZW6_1.0, whole genome shotgun sequence:
- the LOC127115801 gene encoding gibberellin 2-beta-dioxygenase 2, translated as MVVVASPNSMIGEKILPIDLPMIDLSAERSMVMKRIVKACEEYGFFNVINHGVPYDIISKMEEVGFDFFAKPMEQKKLVALDKPFGYGCKNIGFNGDMGEVEYLLLNANVPSIPNDSSNFSSIVRAYTEAVKELACEILVLMAEGLGVPNTSIFTTFITQLDNDSILRFNHYPPKNSKDRDNSHSYNVAFGEHSDPQILTILRSNAVPGLQISLQHGVWNPVVPDPSAFCVNVGDLLQVMTNGRFVSVRHRAVTNSYKCRMSVAYFVAPPLDACIVAPSVMVTPNRPSLLFKPFTWEEYKKVTYSLRLGDTRIHLFRNCTQLE; from the exons atgGTGGTGGTGGCATCTCCAAACTCAATGATAGGTGAAAAGATTTTACCTATTGACCTACCAATGATAGACCTATCAGCTGAAAGATCAATGGTTATGAAACGCATAGTGAAAGCTTGTGAAGAATATGGCTTTTTCAATGTGATTAACCATGGTGTCCCTTATGACATCATATCAAAAATGGAAGAAGTAGGTTTTGATTTCTTTGCAAAACCAATGGAACAAAAGAAGCTAGTTGCACTTGATAAACCTTTTGGTTATGGTTGCAAGAATATAGGCTTCAATGGAGACATGGGTGAGGTTGAGTATCTTCTTCTCAATGCCAATGTTCCTTCTATTCCCAATGATTCATCAAACTTCAG CTCTATTGTAAGGGCATACACAGAAGCTGTAAAAGAGCTGGCATGTGAGATATTGGTGCTAATGGCAGAAGGATTGGGGGTCCCTAACACATCCATTTTCACCACATTCATCACTCAACTTGATAACGACTCTATCCTTAGGTTCAATCACTATCCTCCTAAAAACTCCAAAGATAGAGACAACTCTCATTCCTATAACGTTGCCTTTGGTGAACATTCTGACCCTCAGATTCTTACTATCCTTAGATCCAACGCTGTTCCTGGTCTACAAATTTCTCTTCAACATGGTGTCTGGAACCCTGTTGTTCCTGACCCCTCTGCCTTTTGTGTAAATGTTGGTGATCTTCTTCAG GTTATGACAAATGGAAGATTTGTAAGCGTGAGACATAGGGCCGTGACCAACTCATACAAGTGTAGAATGTCGGTAGCATATTTTGTGGCTCCACCACTTGATGCATGCATTGTTGCTCCCTCAGTTATGGTTACACCAAACAGGCCCTCCCTTCTCTTCAAACCATTCACTTGGGAAGAGTACAAGAAAGTCACATACTCACTAAGGCTTGGAGACACTCGCATTCATCTTTTCAGAAATTGTACACAATTAGAGTAA